One window of the Eucalyptus grandis isolate ANBG69807.140 chromosome 8, ASM1654582v1, whole genome shotgun sequence genome contains the following:
- the LOC104415182 gene encoding major strawberry allergen Fra a 1.08, giving the protein MSAPVTFTEEFSSSVPAPRLFKALIIDGDNLMPKIMPQAIKSVELIHGDGGPGSIKQMNFADGSPLKFVKHRIDALDKEKMTYSYSMVEGGELGNKIESISYEIKMEASPDGGCKGSNVSKYLPKPGIVINEEEIKAGKEKATAVFKAVEAYLLANPETYA; this is encoded by the exons ATGAGTGCTCCAGTTACATTCACCGAAGAATTCAGCAGCTCCGTCCCAGCGCCAAGGTTGTTCAAGGCGTTGATAATCGACGGCGATAATCTCATGCCCAAGATCATGCCTCAGGCCATCAAGAGTGTGGAGCTCATCCATGGCGACGGAGGCCCCGGGAGCATCAAGCAGATGAACTTCGCTGACG GCAGTCCTCTGAAGTTCGTGAAGCATAGAATCGATGCACTGGACAAGGAGAAGATGACGTACAGCTACTCAATGGTGGAGGGAGGCGAATTGGGCAACAAGATCGAGTCGATCTCTTATGAAATCAAGATGGAGGCATCTCCCGATGGGGGCTGTAAGGGCTCCAACGTGAGCAAGTACCTCCCAAAACCAGGGATTGTGATCAATGAGGAGGAGATCAAAGCCGGGAAAGAGAAGGCCACGGCCGTCTTCAAGGCCGTGGAGGCTTATCTCTTGGCCAACCCCGAGACCTATGCCTAa